A genomic window from Wolbachia pipientis includes:
- a CDS encoding ankyrin repeat domain-containing protein, with product MRKLWKITRAIKGVSIGRFSDTLFCEPELYQAVSSKDCDLEKIKSLVESGVDLNECSSNGNTPLHKAIMLENIPVVRLLLTNCAKLFIKNKKGETAYDLSKDKASVQRLFANEREVGVQVVTQGLKHDMDSRNNRM from the coding sequence TATAAAGGGTGTCTCCATAGGCAGATTCAGTGATACGTTATTTTGTGAACCTGAATTATACCAAGCTGTTTCAAGCAAAGATTGTGATTTGGAAAAAATAAAGTCATTGGTAGAAAGTGGTGTTGATCTTAATGAATGCAGCAGTAATGGCAATACACCTTTGCACAAAGCTATCATGTTGGAAAATATACCTGTTGTGAGATTATTACTAACCAACTGTGCAAAGCTTTTTATAAAAAATAAAAAAGGCGAAACAGCATACGATTTGTCTAAAGATAAAGCTTCAGTGCAAAGGCTATTTGCCAACGAAAGAGAAGTTGGAGTACAAGTTGTTACACAGGGATTGAAACATGATATGGATTCCCGAAATAACCGTATGTAA